A single window of Lutzomyia longipalpis isolate SR_M1_2022 chromosome 1, ASM2433408v1 DNA harbors:
- the LOC129791746 gene encoding SAFB-like transcription modulator isoform X9, which translates to MDGDRRKLSELRVVDLRHELEERGLDITGVKTVLVERLRKALIDEEEDPDSYIFILSSGSSAAPKKAAATPSPVKKTPPQPEVKEEKEESGDELILEDLVVKDDLDSVMNESVEKDGKEDEGNEEEENEEETEVQEKQEVEANEKKVEEKPQVKVEEEKEAPKDVKVPQAKPAQEDDTSQETESNNIDNEDSLNLTIGEDEEKLLQEVVKNEKEKAPPKKDVQPKVDKNDSTKSSLNTAEKELQKQPSKPQRKVSTSKATGAQEKSGGESNSGPTAAGAGGKDTKDSGGDEKKSNDVAAKKSGSDEESTAGGGGADGAAATTAGSGDEKSQKKDSEQKVNTTKSSTAKDVKAEDADDSKVTASGTSEKEKNGTSGSSSTSGGGATPSRNLWVSGLSSMTRATDLKQLFSKYGKVIGAKVVTNTRTPGTRCYGYVTMNSTEDANKCIENVHRTELHGRMISVEKAKSDLGLTKSAGTGSKGTSGGGSVKKEPSEGKRSSVSKTSDGDKKAQPKKASEGRDDGKAKGSPKRNADSKASDGESAKRRRDSSADGRRSAATNRGTSRGEVKKSPVRRVSKDREQERARQRQREREREILSYDKIRNERERERLRDKEREIREDERHRREVRRRQREEEERLAKEREKLKMERERLEREKADLLRMERERAKLEREKIELERLEIKRQQMKIEESKRSLKRPASNDRDRYSDTDRKRSAPNDRRFEAPPPPRFDSVISRPSSGYDRVSSSEKKRGDDYRSSKGRSDDYSSSSKRDDYATSKRRDDARSADSRGGSGSRGRTDSDYKASTRHGGYESGKESRYSDHQSGDSRGRTSSYQGGGTRGLGNAASGPANGSSSVDERGSGTKRYLDNQYQSDRGAPTSPWHSPAAPPIKTYNNIQSMSSNDIWNKSSDSGWRNMETTQDRYDRTYNERKSQAVPYIDQPRQNSSFIGRPQDRYSSSMSGRFDGNRF; encoded by the exons ATGGACGGTGATCGGCGAAAACTATCGGAATTGCGTGTGGTGGATTTGAGGCATGAATTGGAGGAGAGAGGACTCGATATAACTGGCGTAAAGACCGTCCTTGTTGAGCGTCTCAGAAAG GCTTTGATTGACGAGGAAGAAGATCCGGATAGCTATATCTTCATCCTGAGCAGTGGTAGTAGTGCTGCTCCGAAGAAGGCTGCGGCTACGCCATCGCCCGTCAAGAAGACCCCACCGCAGCCGGAAGTGAAGGAGGAAAAGGAGGAGAGTGGTGATGAGTTGATTTTGGAGGATTTGGTGGTGAAGGATGATTTGGATTCAGTCATGAATGAAAGTGTGGAGAAGGATGGAAAGGAGGATGAAGGGAATGAAGAGGaggaaaatgaggaagaaaCAGAAGTGCAGGAGAAGCAGGAAGTTGAAGCAAATGAGAAGAAAGTTGAGGAGAAGCCTCAGGTGAAAGTTGAAGAG GAAAAGGAAGCCCCGAAGGATGTGAAGGTGCCTCAGGCAAAGCCAGCACAGGAAGATGATACATCGCAGGAAACAGAAAGCAACAACATTGATAATGAGGATTCCCTGAATTTGACCATCGGCGAGGATGAGGAAAAACTGCTACAAGAAGTCgtgaaaaat gaaaagGAAAAGGCGCCGCCGAAAAAAG ATGTTCAACCCAAGGTGGATAAAAATGATTCGACAAAATCTTCTCTGAATACAGCGGAAAAGGAGCTGCAGAAGCAACCGTCCAAGCCACAGCGGAAAGTATCCACGAGCAAGGCAACTGGGGCGCAGGAGAAGAGTGGCGGTGAGAGCAATAGTGGACCAACAGCTGCTGGGGCAGGAGGAAAGGACACAAAGGACAGTGGTGGGGATGAGAAGAAATCAAATGATGTTGCTGCAAAGAAGAGTGGATCCGATGAGGAAAGTACTGCAGGAGGAGGAGGAGCTGATGGTGCTGCTGCCACAACTGCTGGTTCTGGTGATGAGAAATCACAGAAGAAAGATAG CGAACAAAAAGTAAACACCACCAAATCATCAACGGCTAAAGATGTCAAAg CTGAAGATGCGGATGACAGCAAGGTGACCGCATCGGGTACGAGTGAGAAGGAGAAGAATGGAACATCGGGCAGCAGCTCAACAAGTGGTGGTGGTGCGACCCCAAGCAGGAATCTCTGGGTATCCGGTCTGTCGTCCATGACGCGTGCTACGGACCTCAAGCAGCTCTTCTCCAAGTATGGCAAAGTCATCGGGGCGAAGGTGGTGACGAATACACGAACACCCGGGACTCGGTGCTATGGCTACGTCACGATGAACTCCACTGAAGATGCCAACAAGTGCATTGAGAATGTTCATCGTACCGAACTCCATGGGCGAATGATTTCCGTGGAGAAGGCTAAATCTGATCTGGGGCTCACAAAAAGTGCGGGCACGGGGTCAAAAGGAACATCGGGCGGTGGCAGTGTGAAGAAGGAGCCATCCGAGGGGAAGAGATCGTCTGTGTCGAAGACAAGTGATGGGGATAAGAAGGCACAGCCGAAGAAGGCATCTGAGGGTAGGGATGATGGCAAGGCAAAGGGGTCACCGAAGCGCAATGCAGACTCCAAAGCATCCGATGGGGAATCAGCTAAACGGCGGCGTGATTCGTCGGCAGATGGGCGGCGTAGTGCTGCTACAAATCGTGGTACATCCCGAGGGGAGGTAAAGAAATCTCCGGTACGTCGTGTGAGTAAGGATCGTGAGCAGGAGAGGGCACGTCAGAGGCAGCGAGAGCGTGAACGTGAGATCTTGTCGTACGATAAGATCCGAAATGAGCGCGAACGCGAGCGTCTACGGGATAAGGAACGTGAAATCCGTGAAGATGAGCGACACAGGCGTGAGGTAAGGCGGCGTCAGCGTGAGGAAGAGGAACGTCTGGCCAAGGAGCGTGAGAAGCTAAAGATGGAACGTGAACGTCTTGAGCGCGAGAAGGCTGATTTGCTGCGTATGGAACGTGAACGTGCCAAGCTGGAGCGTGAGAAGATCGAATTGGAGCGTCTTGAGATCAAGAGGCAGCAAATGaa AATTGAGGAATCGAAGAGGAGCTTGAAGAGACCAGCAAGCAATGATCGTGATCGATATTCAGACACTGATAGGAAGCGTTCAGCACCGAATGATCGTCGTTTTGAGGCTCCGCCACCGCCGAGATTTGATTCGGTAAtcag tCGCCCAAGTTCAGGGTATGATCGCGTGAGTTCGAGCGAAAAGAAGAGAGGTGATGACTACCGCTCATCGAAGGGACGCAGTGATGACTACAGCAGCTCATCAAAGCGCGACGACTACGCAACATCAAAGCGTCGCGATGATGCGCGCAGTGCAGATTCACGCGGCGGCAGTGGGAGCCGCGGGCGTACGGATAGTGACTACAAGGCGTCCACACGTCATGGGGGGTATGAGTCGGGAAAGGAGAGCCGCTACAGCGATCATCAGTCGGGGGACTCCCGGGGCCGGACATCGTCGTACCAGGGCGGGGGGACGAGAGGCCTCGGAAACGCCGCGTCAGGGCCGGCAAACGGGTCCAGCAGCGTCGACGAGCGCGGAAGCGGTACGAAGCGCTATCTGGACAATCAGTATCAATCGGACAGAGGGGCTCCAACGTCCCCGTGGCACAGCCCAGCAGCTCCGCCAATCAAG ACGTACAACAACATTCAATCGATGTCCTCAAACGACATATGGAACAAGTCCTCAGACAGTGGATGGCGAAACATGGAGACGACGCAGGACCGCTATGATCGGACCTACAATGAGCGTAAATCCCAGGCGGTGCCGTACATTGATCAACCGCGTCAGAATTCATCATTCATAGGGCGCCCGCAGGATCGCTACAGTAGCTCCATGTCTGGACGTTTCGATGGGAATCGCTTTTAA
- the LOC129791746 gene encoding SAFB-like transcription modulator isoform X7, with translation MDGDRRKLSELRVVDLRHELEERGLDITGVKTVLVERLRKALIDEEEDPDSYIFILSSGSSAAPKKAAATPSPVKKTPPQPEVKEEKEESGDELILEDLVVKDDLDSVMNESVEKDGKEDEGNEEEENEEETEVQEKQEVEANEKKVEEKPQVKVEEEKEAPKDVKVPQAKPAQEDDTSQETESNNIDNEDSLNLTIGEDEEKLLQEVVKNEKEKAPPKKDVQPKVDKNDSTKSSLNTAEKELQKQPSKPQRKVSTSKATGAQEKSGGESNSGPTAAGAGGKDTKDSGGDEKKSNDVAAKKSGSDEESTAGGGGADGAAATTAGSGDEKSQKKDSSEQKVNTTKSSTAKDVKAEDADDSKVTASGTSEKEKNGTSGSSSTSGGGATPSRNLWVSGLSSMTRATDLKQLFSKYGKVIGAKVVTNTRTPGTRCYGYVTMNSTEDANKCIENVHRTELHGRMISVEKAKSDLGLTKSAGTGSKGTSGGGSVKKEPSEGKRSSVSKTSDGDKKAQPKKASEGRDDGKAKGSPKRNADSKASDGESAKRRRDSSADGRRSAATNRGTSRGEVKKSPVRRVSKDREQERARQRQREREREILSYDKIRNERERERLRDKEREIREDERHRREVRRRQREEEERLAKEREKLKMERERLEREKADLLRMERERAKLEREKIELERLEIKRQQMKIEESKRSLKRPASNDRDRYSDTDRKRSAPNDRRFEAPPPPRFDSVISRPSSGYDRVSSSEKKRGDDYRSSKGRSDDYSSSSKRDDYATSKRRDDARSADSRGGSGSRGRTDSDYKASTRHGGYESGKESRYSDHQSGDSRGRTSSYQGGGTRGLGNAASGPANGSSSVDERGSGTKRYLDNQYQSDRGAPTSPWHSPAAPPIKTYNNIQSMSSNDIWNKSSDSGWRNMETTQDRYDRTYNERKSQAVPYIDQPRQNSSFIGRPQDRYSSSMSGRFDGNRF, from the exons ATGGACGGTGATCGGCGAAAACTATCGGAATTGCGTGTGGTGGATTTGAGGCATGAATTGGAGGAGAGAGGACTCGATATAACTGGCGTAAAGACCGTCCTTGTTGAGCGTCTCAGAAAG GCTTTGATTGACGAGGAAGAAGATCCGGATAGCTATATCTTCATCCTGAGCAGTGGTAGTAGTGCTGCTCCGAAGAAGGCTGCGGCTACGCCATCGCCCGTCAAGAAGACCCCACCGCAGCCGGAAGTGAAGGAGGAAAAGGAGGAGAGTGGTGATGAGTTGATTTTGGAGGATTTGGTGGTGAAGGATGATTTGGATTCAGTCATGAATGAAAGTGTGGAGAAGGATGGAAAGGAGGATGAAGGGAATGAAGAGGaggaaaatgaggaagaaaCAGAAGTGCAGGAGAAGCAGGAAGTTGAAGCAAATGAGAAGAAAGTTGAGGAGAAGCCTCAGGTGAAAGTTGAAGAG GAAAAGGAAGCCCCGAAGGATGTGAAGGTGCCTCAGGCAAAGCCAGCACAGGAAGATGATACATCGCAGGAAACAGAAAGCAACAACATTGATAATGAGGATTCCCTGAATTTGACCATCGGCGAGGATGAGGAAAAACTGCTACAAGAAGTCgtgaaaaat gaaaagGAAAAGGCGCCGCCGAAAAAAG ATGTTCAACCCAAGGTGGATAAAAATGATTCGACAAAATCTTCTCTGAATACAGCGGAAAAGGAGCTGCAGAAGCAACCGTCCAAGCCACAGCGGAAAGTATCCACGAGCAAGGCAACTGGGGCGCAGGAGAAGAGTGGCGGTGAGAGCAATAGTGGACCAACAGCTGCTGGGGCAGGAGGAAAGGACACAAAGGACAGTGGTGGGGATGAGAAGAAATCAAATGATGTTGCTGCAAAGAAGAGTGGATCCGATGAGGAAAGTACTGCAGGAGGAGGAGGAGCTGATGGTGCTGCTGCCACAACTGCTGGTTCTGGTGATGAGAAATCACAGAAGAAAGATAG CAGCGAACAAAAAGTAAACACCACCAAATCATCAACGGCTAAAGATGTCAAAg CTGAAGATGCGGATGACAGCAAGGTGACCGCATCGGGTACGAGTGAGAAGGAGAAGAATGGAACATCGGGCAGCAGCTCAACAAGTGGTGGTGGTGCGACCCCAAGCAGGAATCTCTGGGTATCCGGTCTGTCGTCCATGACGCGTGCTACGGACCTCAAGCAGCTCTTCTCCAAGTATGGCAAAGTCATCGGGGCGAAGGTGGTGACGAATACACGAACACCCGGGACTCGGTGCTATGGCTACGTCACGATGAACTCCACTGAAGATGCCAACAAGTGCATTGAGAATGTTCATCGTACCGAACTCCATGGGCGAATGATTTCCGTGGAGAAGGCTAAATCTGATCTGGGGCTCACAAAAAGTGCGGGCACGGGGTCAAAAGGAACATCGGGCGGTGGCAGTGTGAAGAAGGAGCCATCCGAGGGGAAGAGATCGTCTGTGTCGAAGACAAGTGATGGGGATAAGAAGGCACAGCCGAAGAAGGCATCTGAGGGTAGGGATGATGGCAAGGCAAAGGGGTCACCGAAGCGCAATGCAGACTCCAAAGCATCCGATGGGGAATCAGCTAAACGGCGGCGTGATTCGTCGGCAGATGGGCGGCGTAGTGCTGCTACAAATCGTGGTACATCCCGAGGGGAGGTAAAGAAATCTCCGGTACGTCGTGTGAGTAAGGATCGTGAGCAGGAGAGGGCACGTCAGAGGCAGCGAGAGCGTGAACGTGAGATCTTGTCGTACGATAAGATCCGAAATGAGCGCGAACGCGAGCGTCTACGGGATAAGGAACGTGAAATCCGTGAAGATGAGCGACACAGGCGTGAGGTAAGGCGGCGTCAGCGTGAGGAAGAGGAACGTCTGGCCAAGGAGCGTGAGAAGCTAAAGATGGAACGTGAACGTCTTGAGCGCGAGAAGGCTGATTTGCTGCGTATGGAACGTGAACGTGCCAAGCTGGAGCGTGAGAAGATCGAATTGGAGCGTCTTGAGATCAAGAGGCAGCAAATGaa AATTGAGGAATCGAAGAGGAGCTTGAAGAGACCAGCAAGCAATGATCGTGATCGATATTCAGACACTGATAGGAAGCGTTCAGCACCGAATGATCGTCGTTTTGAGGCTCCGCCACCGCCGAGATTTGATTCGGTAAtcag tCGCCCAAGTTCAGGGTATGATCGCGTGAGTTCGAGCGAAAAGAAGAGAGGTGATGACTACCGCTCATCGAAGGGACGCAGTGATGACTACAGCAGCTCATCAAAGCGCGACGACTACGCAACATCAAAGCGTCGCGATGATGCGCGCAGTGCAGATTCACGCGGCGGCAGTGGGAGCCGCGGGCGTACGGATAGTGACTACAAGGCGTCCACACGTCATGGGGGGTATGAGTCGGGAAAGGAGAGCCGCTACAGCGATCATCAGTCGGGGGACTCCCGGGGCCGGACATCGTCGTACCAGGGCGGGGGGACGAGAGGCCTCGGAAACGCCGCGTCAGGGCCGGCAAACGGGTCCAGCAGCGTCGACGAGCGCGGAAGCGGTACGAAGCGCTATCTGGACAATCAGTATCAATCGGACAGAGGGGCTCCAACGTCCCCGTGGCACAGCCCAGCAGCTCCGCCAATCAAG ACGTACAACAACATTCAATCGATGTCCTCAAACGACATATGGAACAAGTCCTCAGACAGTGGATGGCGAAACATGGAGACGACGCAGGACCGCTATGATCGGACCTACAATGAGCGTAAATCCCAGGCGGTGCCGTACATTGATCAACCGCGTCAGAATTCATCATTCATAGGGCGCCCGCAGGATCGCTACAGTAGCTCCATGTCTGGACGTTTCGATGGGAATCGCTTTTAA
- the LOC129791746 gene encoding SAFB-like transcription modulator isoform X10, producing MDGDRRKLSELRVVDLRHELEERGLDITGVKTVLVERLRKALIDEEEDPDSYIFILSSGSSAAPKKAAATPSPVKKTPPQPEVKEEKEESGDELILEDLVVKDDLDSVMNESVEKDGKEDEGNEEEENEEETEVQEKQEVEANEKKVEEKPQVKVEEQEKEAPKDVKVPQAKPAQEDDTSQETESNNIDNEDSLNLTIGEDEEKLLQEVVKNEKEKAPPKKAEKELQKQPSKPQRKVSTSKATGAQEKSGGESNSGPTAAGAGGKDTKDSGGDEKKSNDVAAKKSGSDEESTAGGGGADGAAATTAGSGDEKSQKKDSSEQKVNTTKSSTAKDVKAEDADDSKVTASGTSEKEKNGTSGSSSTSGGGATPSRNLWVSGLSSMTRATDLKQLFSKYGKVIGAKVVTNTRTPGTRCYGYVTMNSTEDANKCIENVHRTELHGRMISVEKAKSDLGLTKSAGTGSKGTSGGGSVKKEPSEGKRSSVSKTSDGDKKAQPKKASEGRDDGKAKGSPKRNADSKASDGESAKRRRDSSADGRRSAATNRGTSRGEVKKSPVRRVSKDREQERARQRQREREREILSYDKIRNERERERLRDKEREIREDERHRREVRRRQREEEERLAKEREKLKMERERLEREKADLLRMERERAKLEREKIELERLEIKRQQMKIEESKRSLKRPASNDRDRYSDTDRKRSAPNDRRFEAPPPPRFDSVISRPSSGYDRVSSSEKKRGDDYRSSKGRSDDYSSSSKRDDYATSKRRDDARSADSRGGSGSRGRTDSDYKASTRHGGYESGKESRYSDHQSGDSRGRTSSYQGGGTRGLGNAASGPANGSSSVDERGSGTKRYLDNQYQSDRGAPTSPWHSPAAPPIKTYNNIQSMSSNDIWNKSSDSGWRNMETTQDRYDRTYNERKSQAVPYIDQPRQNSSFIGRPQDRYSSSMSGRFDGNRF from the exons ATGGACGGTGATCGGCGAAAACTATCGGAATTGCGTGTGGTGGATTTGAGGCATGAATTGGAGGAGAGAGGACTCGATATAACTGGCGTAAAGACCGTCCTTGTTGAGCGTCTCAGAAAG GCTTTGATTGACGAGGAAGAAGATCCGGATAGCTATATCTTCATCCTGAGCAGTGGTAGTAGTGCTGCTCCGAAGAAGGCTGCGGCTACGCCATCGCCCGTCAAGAAGACCCCACCGCAGCCGGAAGTGAAGGAGGAAAAGGAGGAGAGTGGTGATGAGTTGATTTTGGAGGATTTGGTGGTGAAGGATGATTTGGATTCAGTCATGAATGAAAGTGTGGAGAAGGATGGAAAGGAGGATGAAGGGAATGAAGAGGaggaaaatgaggaagaaaCAGAAGTGCAGGAGAAGCAGGAAGTTGAAGCAAATGAGAAGAAAGTTGAGGAGAAGCCTCAGGTGAAAGTTGAAGAG CAGGAAAAGGAAGCCCCGAAGGATGTGAAGGTGCCTCAGGCAAAGCCAGCACAGGAAGATGATACATCGCAGGAAACAGAAAGCAACAACATTGATAATGAGGATTCCCTGAATTTGACCATCGGCGAGGATGAGGAAAAACTGCTACAAGAAGTCgtgaaaaat gaaaagGAAAAGGCGCCGCCGAAAAAAG CGGAAAAGGAGCTGCAGAAGCAACCGTCCAAGCCACAGCGGAAAGTATCCACGAGCAAGGCAACTGGGGCGCAGGAGAAGAGTGGCGGTGAGAGCAATAGTGGACCAACAGCTGCTGGGGCAGGAGGAAAGGACACAAAGGACAGTGGTGGGGATGAGAAGAAATCAAATGATGTTGCTGCAAAGAAGAGTGGATCCGATGAGGAAAGTACTGCAGGAGGAGGAGGAGCTGATGGTGCTGCTGCCACAACTGCTGGTTCTGGTGATGAGAAATCACAGAAGAAAGATAG CAGCGAACAAAAAGTAAACACCACCAAATCATCAACGGCTAAAGATGTCAAAg CTGAAGATGCGGATGACAGCAAGGTGACCGCATCGGGTACGAGTGAGAAGGAGAAGAATGGAACATCGGGCAGCAGCTCAACAAGTGGTGGTGGTGCGACCCCAAGCAGGAATCTCTGGGTATCCGGTCTGTCGTCCATGACGCGTGCTACGGACCTCAAGCAGCTCTTCTCCAAGTATGGCAAAGTCATCGGGGCGAAGGTGGTGACGAATACACGAACACCCGGGACTCGGTGCTATGGCTACGTCACGATGAACTCCACTGAAGATGCCAACAAGTGCATTGAGAATGTTCATCGTACCGAACTCCATGGGCGAATGATTTCCGTGGAGAAGGCTAAATCTGATCTGGGGCTCACAAAAAGTGCGGGCACGGGGTCAAAAGGAACATCGGGCGGTGGCAGTGTGAAGAAGGAGCCATCCGAGGGGAAGAGATCGTCTGTGTCGAAGACAAGTGATGGGGATAAGAAGGCACAGCCGAAGAAGGCATCTGAGGGTAGGGATGATGGCAAGGCAAAGGGGTCACCGAAGCGCAATGCAGACTCCAAAGCATCCGATGGGGAATCAGCTAAACGGCGGCGTGATTCGTCGGCAGATGGGCGGCGTAGTGCTGCTACAAATCGTGGTACATCCCGAGGGGAGGTAAAGAAATCTCCGGTACGTCGTGTGAGTAAGGATCGTGAGCAGGAGAGGGCACGTCAGAGGCAGCGAGAGCGTGAACGTGAGATCTTGTCGTACGATAAGATCCGAAATGAGCGCGAACGCGAGCGTCTACGGGATAAGGAACGTGAAATCCGTGAAGATGAGCGACACAGGCGTGAGGTAAGGCGGCGTCAGCGTGAGGAAGAGGAACGTCTGGCCAAGGAGCGTGAGAAGCTAAAGATGGAACGTGAACGTCTTGAGCGCGAGAAGGCTGATTTGCTGCGTATGGAACGTGAACGTGCCAAGCTGGAGCGTGAGAAGATCGAATTGGAGCGTCTTGAGATCAAGAGGCAGCAAATGaa AATTGAGGAATCGAAGAGGAGCTTGAAGAGACCAGCAAGCAATGATCGTGATCGATATTCAGACACTGATAGGAAGCGTTCAGCACCGAATGATCGTCGTTTTGAGGCTCCGCCACCGCCGAGATTTGATTCGGTAAtcag tCGCCCAAGTTCAGGGTATGATCGCGTGAGTTCGAGCGAAAAGAAGAGAGGTGATGACTACCGCTCATCGAAGGGACGCAGTGATGACTACAGCAGCTCATCAAAGCGCGACGACTACGCAACATCAAAGCGTCGCGATGATGCGCGCAGTGCAGATTCACGCGGCGGCAGTGGGAGCCGCGGGCGTACGGATAGTGACTACAAGGCGTCCACACGTCATGGGGGGTATGAGTCGGGAAAGGAGAGCCGCTACAGCGATCATCAGTCGGGGGACTCCCGGGGCCGGACATCGTCGTACCAGGGCGGGGGGACGAGAGGCCTCGGAAACGCCGCGTCAGGGCCGGCAAACGGGTCCAGCAGCGTCGACGAGCGCGGAAGCGGTACGAAGCGCTATCTGGACAATCAGTATCAATCGGACAGAGGGGCTCCAACGTCCCCGTGGCACAGCCCAGCAGCTCCGCCAATCAAG ACGTACAACAACATTCAATCGATGTCCTCAAACGACATATGGAACAAGTCCTCAGACAGTGGATGGCGAAACATGGAGACGACGCAGGACCGCTATGATCGGACCTACAATGAGCGTAAATCCCAGGCGGTGCCGTACATTGATCAACCGCGTCAGAATTCATCATTCATAGGGCGCCCGCAGGATCGCTACAGTAGCTCCATGTCTGGACGTTTCGATGGGAATCGCTTTTAA